In Telopea speciosissima isolate NSW1024214 ecotype Mountain lineage chromosome 10, Tspe_v1, whole genome shotgun sequence, the DNA window CattaaatgtatatagtatgtACTTTAACACTCAGAAAGAAAGTTGCTTAAAGCTTGATCATatataacaattaaataataaacataattatataaCTTAATTATCCAAATAAATAATGTGTACAAAGAGAAGAGCTCTTAAAAAccggattttcatcctctctcaagtgtggtgcgtTATCCAGTGCTCCACACTTGAGTATTTAGCTGTAAAAATATGGCAGCGGCGTCTTTTTATTCTCTTAAGTGTTGGGTAGAtagttggattctcaagtgcgGTGCGTTGCCTGTTGTGCACTAGGcagtgcactgcacttgagaggataaattttcagaaaaacctgatttactttttttgggtggatttccttcctctcaagtgcggtgcactagTGCACCACGTACACTTAAGAATTCAGTCATAAAAACATGAGATCTTTATCTCTTCCAATTCTTTGTCCAGCCCTGTTCCCCAGTACTCCTAACAAGGGGCACCACGTACACTTAAGAATCTAGTTGTAAAAACATGGGATCTTTTATCTCTTCTAATACCTTGTCCAGCCTTGTTCCCCAGTGTTCCTAACaagggggtgcaatgaccattccacccttgcccgaacactttactcgggtggggtccaccccctcttattagaggcattggGGAACTGAGCCGAGCAGGGAACTAGAGAAAATAATTTTCCTAATATGGGCAATGACATCTTTTTATCCTTGCAAGTGTTGGGGGATGGGCAGGaactgaaggagataattttcctaaaTACTCAAGATTGTTCTAGGCCATTAGGCCCTGTATCCCTAGATCCAAGGTGTATGTGACTCTTGTAATGTTTTAACCCTTCAGCAAAGAAAATGTTATTCTACCCAATCCCCACctctaccccccccccaaccccccctccccccaaaaaaaaagaaagttaaaagaaaccctaaatctgTGACATCgtgaaaaaaaatgtgaaatcgTCGGTTAAAATAAAAGTATACCATTGAGCcatggatcaggatcgtctcaaGGGAGCACAGTGCCTAGGGTGCtaccagggggcatccaacgatTGAGCTGTGCCCCACACATCTTGATGCCTGCCtaggatgtgtgcggcatagtCCAATGGTTGGCAGCACCCTAGGCGtgttgggctccctagagaTAAGCTAAATTCTTGAGCCACACATACCTTATATGTCACCACTctggggatctttatcctcgcAATTACATTGCCCGtatttgacgtcaagtacatctaacagaggaggcataaatgactatcctacccctaccccgaacacattgcccgaggtggggtccacctccctctattagatgtacttgacgtcaagtacgggcagtgtaattgagaggataaaaattcccacTCTGGCAGCACTTCAATTCTCAGCTAGCTAATTTGACTAAACGTGTACAATAAATTTCTATAAATAATAGTTTCCAGAAATCCAAAATTTGTATGATTAGTAAAGACATAAATACATACTGATAATGGCATCGGGGTCCTCTACTGCAGAGCTGCCCCTACTACCATGTGCACcccagacacagcaaggtggCTAAAAGATTGCCCCACCCCTGTCCAATCGTCTttcccgagcgggggtaaggcggtctttaccGACTTATAGGGCACACCGGCAGTAGGGGTAgctcggaagtagaggatctggattcgGATAACGTGGGTCAACGGAAAAAATTATCTCCTTGACAAAAGTGTCGCATCGCCAACAGGTTCGAGATAGGAATGTGGAGCAAGCGAACATTACCTCTGGACCATGCCATCAACGATGCAAGACTGAAGTTGGACTGGTTGCGAAAACCTTTAAAAATTCTTATAGGGAGGTTGTAAAAGAGTTTGGAGTGGGGTTGCAAAAAATTTCATCTCCCTTTTCACCAGAGGAGGAGGCTCTTTTAGCCCGTGTGACTCTTGATTGACTTGGTGTTTATACTATGATCTCCCGACGATCCAATAGGATAAGGACCCCATCGGTGCGGCTCATAAATCCCCCGtagccttattttattatttctcttcgGTGAGCGAGTGGCTTGTTGCCCTCGCCAATATGTTTTTAAGATTGAGTACCCTTTTTAGACTTTAGTTTTCGTTGCTTTTAGCCTTTTAGTCTGTCtttaggcttgtttgcctccttttaaatcttcaataaatttattattattattaaaaaaaaaaaaattacatactATGGAtgtatgccaaaaaaaaaaaaaaaaaaaaaaaaaagaaagaaaagaaaaagaagaaagaagaaagtgcctctaacaaggggAGACGCAATGACCTTTTTACCCCTGCGCCCAACAGTGGATTTATGGCGGTCTactctctcttttcttgttgTATAGTTATATAAGGGGTGGGAAGGGCGGAGAGATTTTGCATCTTCTcattgtttctgtttcttttcagTGGGTTTGGGGCTCGTAAGtcggaagagagagagagagagaaatggatgGTCATTTTGTGGCAATCGAAGATCTGGAGGCGTTCTTAGCTCAAGATTCTTTGAACTATTGGCCGGTGAATACATCGGCCGGCTCCGGCGATATAGGTTCTTCGAGTTTTGATGACTGGTGGGATCTCGATCAGCAAGGATTTGAGTCTGATCTCTTCATTTCTCCTTTGGAGGTTAATAATGATGGATCAAATTTCCAACCCCAACTTGACCAAGCTGATGTTGATGATCTTGCTAAGCTACCTTCTTATTCTCTTCATCATCAACAACTAAATTTTCAACAAGGACAGCAGTTGTTAATAGAACATCTAGAACaagatcaacaacaacaacagacagtgtcatcagagaagccacaggaggaggaggaggaggaggaagaagaggaagaggaagtggaagtggaggaggaagatgaggggGAAGGAGAAAGTGATGGTAAGAAACACAATAAGTCGGGAAGAAGCAGGAATTTGGTAtttgaaaggaagagaagaaagagattgaatCAACAGCTTATGACACTCAGATCTATTGTTCCCAATATCACAAAGGTTATATAAATCAGTTAATATttgagattctttttttttaatttttttttaaatttcttggtGAAATTCTTATTCTACATTGTGTGGTGTGATGGCATGGCAGATGGACAAGAGATCGATTCTGGTTGATGCTTTGGGTTATCTTCAAAATGTATTACAAGAGACAGAGAATAAGCTGGAGGAACTCAATCTAAACTCTGTTTCTTCATTGGGTACTGTTGccccctcctcttcctcctcctcctcctcttcagGTGATCAGGAGTCCTGCACTACCATTGTGGAAGATGAAATTCCACCAGCGGCAACTAGTACTCTTACTCAAGAATGTGATCGTTACGCATT includes these proteins:
- the LOC122644062 gene encoding transcription factor ABORTED MICROSPORES-like, coding for MDGHFVAIEDLEAFLAQDSLNYWPVNTSAGSGDIGSSSFDDWWDLDQQGFESDLFISPLEVNNDGSNFQPQLDQADVDDLAKLPSYSLHHQQLNFQQGQQLLIEHLEQDQQQQQTVSSEKPQEEEEEEEEEEEEVEVEEEDEGEGESDGKKHNKSGRSRNLVFERKRRKRLNQQLMTLRSIVPNITKMDKRSILVDALGYLQNVLQETENKLEELNLNSVSSLGTVAPSSSSSSSSSGDQESCTTIVEDEIPPAATSTLTQECDRYALVPTVTKMEASMLDEERFILKICCNKAVGAVGLVQKAIEMLAGLHVTCASIDQLDDHLHMLTTTFLRVRKKGVMTQEKLLQQFRTNATKLGLLL